A section of the Babesia microti strain RI chromosome I, complete genome genome encodes:
- a CDS encoding XRN1, SEP1, KEM1, 5'-3' exoribonuclease 1 (overlaps_old_locusTagID:BBM_I03485), protein MGVGHFFRYIAERYPLICQQISRSFSDNEAALSEFYSDSTLPFDALYLDMNGIVHICAYSNKEFSRDISSLGDIWLSIFQYITKIVNLAKPKKLLYLAVDGVAPKAKMNQQRTRRFRSVAESEQRANLNEECAKYFANGYDDPVRGKDGFVFDPTCITPGTKFMHEFTTQIEKYVAKMIKADTYWSKLKVIVSGANVPGEGEHKIAEYIRNTKGQSIKSHCIYGLDADLIMLSLLFHEPHICLLRESIIFTNMMKNNITYRLLPKDDNFVLLHIRVLREYLARELLPVHMLKEPFISRAIDDFILICLLVGNDFLPHLKFVQIPNRGLTILMKLYREHVGKNQKNPWLTIDCGEIDLRNFCNFLDKYCRVETKQILEKLRDPNEHKPTLIDTARHKIEKDYTTYSRMFPKPATTPDQWASRYYYAKMGLTDEQSREEIVKQYLIGIQWVLYYYYRCVPDWNWYLPCPYPPLAQDMSKILKRTIQKTECKRLSKALGIKFELGHPCTPFEQLLSVLPPKSSYLLPKQLEALITDPKSGLESYFPTQFDVDMDDTLVPWGGVTLLPTIDPTLIRQIIHNSLQCHPLDKADEQRNEFGQAHLIFQCNSGKVIKRKFRNPGINGHFDNTMRYVESSPVNSFWFPSIAQLRHQFQFSKGVNVFSRPSQHESMYIYPQPIIRGKISQHALVGYPYPSLVQVYKIFTPSVTFNLSHRKFTQTDPDHYEKVAEQLRFQYHVQGICLQSTPSTGAIDFLASLFSVDLDIFRTNQDCPDAIENTFISFRRIDRNLGPYGGVEYHNISFARFVAKQKSSQPSLSNLDGCKVVLIRDGPLFGSVGKLSISEQGAIATFFSGGSNRADKDAFSDARDRHHWLQAMALKILISSKNSKWYGFETLCAKAGITSHVGELILGSLEINLNGIRHDIGMGLCTWNKSHSNEGITGILCLPGYANSASKYSESSSDRPCCYSCIYSHDAFKALKEYKRLFPQLFDYISRNESSRINAANVFQYVTNSLDPEAHMGRDHAIHLGKNIVAWCEEQPFKILKFVSGGYSALPSATIAEIARLHDSFIREHQPTPSTYSTSDLDSVYSAEFDKYPSLKSPNTVSRLQRRLPCIGQYVVNLYQGGPVPVGARAIVTGIFPEKESTLLEICLVDTFFGASTCHGRTPKLRGLTTTPDHVLSLQPFVTWDSAFPFLDSALGQGGAPQPVAQPTI, encoded by the coding sequence ATGGGCGTGGGTCATTTTTTTCGTTACATCGCAGAACGCTATCCGCTCATTTGTCAACAAATATCAAGATCATTTTCGGACAACGAAGCCGCATTATCTGAATTTTACTCTGATTCTACACTCCCCTTTGATGCCCTTTACCTTGACATGAATGGCATAGTCCACATTTGTGCCTATTCGAATAAGGAATTCAGCCGTGACATATCTTCGCTAGGCGACATATGGTTATCTATATTccaatatataacaaagaTAGTTAATTTGGCTAAGCCTAAAAAACTGTTATATTTGGCGGTGGATGGAGTGGCCCCCAAGGCCAAGATGAATCAGCAGCGCACTCGGCGCTTTAGAAGCGTTGCGGAATCAGAACAGAGAGCTAATTTGAATGAAGAATGCGCGAAATACTTTGCTAACGGCTACGACGACCCAGTTAGGGGCAAGGATGGTTTTGTGTTCGATCCTACATGCATAACCCCTGGCACGAAATTTATGCATGAATTTACCACTCAAATAGAGAAATATGTCGCAAAAATGATCAAGGCAGATACTTATTGGTCTAAATTAAAGGTGATAGTGTCTGGAGCCAATGTGCCAGGTGAAGGAGAGCACAAAATAGCCGAATACATCCGCAACACTAAGGGCCAATCGATCAAATCACACTGCATATATGGATTAGATGCAGACCTGATTATGCTATCTTTACTTTTTCATGAACCACACATTTGTCTACTTCGTGAATCTATAATTTTCACCAATATgatgaaaaataatataacatatcGGTTATTACCTAAGGATGACAATTTTGTGCTGCTGCACATACGGGTGCTACGCGAATATTTGGCTCGTGAATTATTACCCGTGCACATGCTGAAAGAGCCCTTTATATCAAGGGCTATCGATGATTTTATCCTCATCTGCTTGCTTGTGGGCAATGATTTCCTTCCTCACTTAAAGTTTGTACAGATCCCTAACAGAGGATTAACGATTCTGATGAAATTATACCGAGAACATGTGGGAAAAAACCAAAAAAACCCTTGGCTCACGATTGATTGTGGTGAAATAGACCTCCGCAACTTTTGCAACTTCTTGGACAAATACTGCAGGGTAGAGACAAAACAAATACTAGAAAAACTAAGAGATCCCAATGAGCACAAACCAACCTTGATAGACACAGCCCGgcataaaattgaaaaggaTTATACGACATATTCGCGAATGTTTCCCAAACCCGCAACCACTCCTGACCAGTGGGCTAGCAGGTACTATTATGCCAAAATGGGCCTCACAGATGAGCAATCTAGGGAGGAAATAGTCaaacaatatttgattGGGATACAGTGGGTCTTGTATTACTACTACAGATGCGTACCCGACTGGAATTGGTACCTCCCGTGCCCCTACCCACCCCTGGCCCAGGACATGTCAAAGATACTCAAACGTACTATCCAGAAAACCGAATGCAAGAGACTATCTAAGGCACTTGGTATCAAGTTTGAATTGGGACATCCCTGTACGCCCTTTGAGCAGCTCCTGTCGGTCCTCCCGCCAAAGTCAAGCTACTTGCTACCAAAACAGCTGGAAGCACTGATTACAGATCCAAAGTCTGGACTTGAAAGTTACTTCCCAACGCAATTCGACGTGGATATGGACGATACTTTGGTGCCTTGGGGAGGGGTTACACTCCTGCCCACTATCGATCCAACCTTGATAAGGCAAATTATTCACAATTCATTGCAATGTCATCCTCTCGACAAAGCGGATGAACAGCGCAATGAATTTGGCCAGGCCCATCTAATTTTTCAGTGCAATAGCGGCAAAGTTATCAAGCGTAAATTTCGAAATCCTGGGATAAATGGCCACTTTGACAACACTATGCGCTATGTGGAATCAAGTCCTGTGAACAGTTTTTGGTTCCCTAGCATCGCCCAGCTTAGACACCAGTTCCAGTTTAGCAAGGGCGTCAACGTATTTTCGAGGCCCTCTCAACATGAGAGCATGTACATTTACCCCCAGCCAATCATCCGTGGCAAAATATCCCAGCACGCCCTCGTTGGCTACCCCTATCCCTCATTGGTTCAGGtttacaaaatattcacTCCCAGCGTTACATTCAACCTTAGCCACCGCAAATTCACACAAACTGACCCAGATCACTATGAGAAGGTTGCCGAACAGTTGCGATTCCAATACCACGTTCAAGGTATTTGCCTTCAGTCCACTCCTTCCACAGGCGCCATCGACTTTTTGGCCTCCTTGTTCAGTGTGGATCTTGATATATTCAGGACCAACCAAGATTGTCCCGACGCTATAGAAAATACTTTTATCTCTTTCCGCCGGATAGACAGAAACCTAGGCCCCTACGGGGGCGTTGAATACCACAATATTTCCTTTGCCAGATTTGTGGCCAAGCAAAAATCATCACAGCCGAGTTTAAGCAATTTGGATGGATGCAAAGTCGTACTGATAAGAGACGGTCCACTTTTTGGAAGCGTAGGGAAGCTGTCGATCAGCGAGCAGGGCGCCATAGCGACATTTTTTTCCGGCGGCTCCAATAGAGCCGATAAGGACGCGTTTTCTGACGCGAGGGACAGGCACCATTGGCTGCAGGCAATGGctctgaaaattttgatttcTTCTAAGAATTCTAAGTGGTACGGATTCGAAACTTTGTGTGCTAAGGCGGGGATTACATCGCATGTAGGCGAGCTAATCTTGGGCAGCCTTGAAATAAACCTCAATGGGATCCGGCATGACATAGGAATGGGCTTGTGTACTTGGAATAAATCGCACTCAAATGAAGGAATTACCGGGATTTTATGTTTGCCGGGCTATGCCAATTCTGCCAGCAAATACAGCGAATCAAGCTCCGACAGGCCGTGCTGTTATAGCTGCATATACTCCCACGACGCCTTTAAAGCGCTCAAAGAATACAAAAGATTGTTCCCTCAACTGTTTGATTACATCTCTCGTAACGAATCGTCTAGAATTAATGCTGCCAACGTGTTCCAATACGTTACCAATTCATTGGACCCTGAAGCGCACATGGGGAGGGATCACGCAATACATTTGGGAAAGAATATCGTGGCCTGGTGCGAAGAACAGCCTTTCAAGATATTAAAGTTCGTATCCGGCGGGTATTCTGCACTTCCAAGCGCCACTATTGCTGAAATAGCAAGGCTTCACGATTCGTTCATTCGCGAGCACCAACCCACGCCCAGCACATACAGCACTAGCGATCTGGACTCAGTCTATTCGGCcgaatttgataaataccCTTCGCTGAAATCACCCAATACAGTATCAAGGTTACAACGCCGCCTTCCGTGCATTGGCCAGTACGTCGTCAACCTCTACCAGGGAGGGCCCGTACCCGTTGGGGCCAGGGCAATCGTTACCGGGATATTCCCCGAAAAGGAATCAACTCTACTCGAGATATGCCTTGTTGATACATTTTTTGGCGCTTCCACATGCCATGGGCGTACACCCAAGTTGCGGGGTCTTACAACCACTCCAGATCATGTACT